The following are encoded in a window of Ferribacterium limneticum genomic DNA:
- the dut gene encoding dUTP diphosphatase has protein sequence MHQIDVKILDNRLHETPPHYATPGSAGLDLRACIEAPIHVAPGQTTLVPTGMAIHLADPGLAAMILPRSGLGHKHGIVLGNLVGLIDSDYQGELMVSVWNRSSVTFTLNPLDRIAQLIIVPVLQVGFNIVEDFDASHRGEGGFGSTGHA, from the coding sequence ATGCATCAAATCGACGTAAAAATTCTCGACAACCGCCTGCACGAGACGCCACCGCATTACGCCACTCCCGGTTCGGCCGGGCTTGATCTGCGCGCCTGTATCGAGGCGCCTATCCATGTCGCTCCGGGCCAAACCACGCTGGTGCCGACCGGCATGGCGATTCATCTGGCCGATCCGGGCCTGGCGGCGATGATCCTGCCGCGCTCGGGGCTCGGCCACAAGCATGGCATCGTGCTCGGCAATCTGGTCGGGCTGATCGACAGCGACTATCAGGGCGAACTGATGGTGTCGGTCTGGAACCGCAGCAGCGTTACCTTTACGCTCAATCCGCTGGACCGCATTGCGCAGCTGATCATCGTTCCCGTCCTGCAGGTTGGATTCAATATTGTTGAGGACTTTGACGCGAGTCACCGTGGCGAAGGTGGTTTTGGCAGCACGGGCCACGCCTGA
- a CDS encoding disulfide bond formation protein B has translation MNWLKVPTRAWFATLGLGCLGLVAVGMELQTLLRLAPCPLCIFQRLLYIVIGIVGLLGFIWPAGRMLWVALAGALAVLGFGVASYQTWMQAFPHLAPECSFTDPNIIERLVDWLGMEWPSMFLATGFCTSRDWEFLGLSMANWSVLVFAGIVVYAALLFRQKQPA, from the coding sequence ATGAATTGGTTAAAAGTGCCCACTAGGGCCTGGTTCGCGACATTGGGCCTGGGCTGCCTGGGACTCGTTGCGGTTGGCATGGAGCTACAGACGCTGCTGCGTCTGGCCCCTTGCCCGCTCTGTATTTTTCAGCGCCTGCTCTACATCGTGATCGGCATTGTCGGCCTGCTTGGCTTCATCTGGCCGGCCGGACGAATGTTGTGGGTCGCGCTGGCGGGTGCCCTTGCCGTGCTTGGTTTTGGCGTCGCCAGCTACCAGACCTGGATGCAGGCTTTTCCGCATCTGGCACCGGAATGCAGCTTCACCGATCCCAACATTATCGAGCGTCTGGTCGACTGGCTGGGCATGGAATGGCCGTCGATGTTCCTGGCTACCGGCTTCTGCACCAGCCGGGACTGGGAATTTCTAGGCCTGTCGATGGCCAACTGGTCTGTCCTGGTCTTCGCCGGCATCGTGGTTTATGCCGCATTGCTTTTCCGGCAGAAACAGCCGGCCTGA
- a CDS encoding ATP-binding protein: MTGTDPQAGEPSPKEHNQGLARSLIRVALPRWRGKRYSLSKLFFNFYLLAMGSFVAIAFTADFVISTAQRGITDDYARRFMRGTITLIEDELFRQPRREWQKHLKEIDNKFSYKLGIVERMSLDRMLTPSQVIKLDAGDIAIDHDGDIMYHRLGTSSQVLVVGPLAANRNPELKDRLPLELRLRLLTWSLIGLIFAVALWFWIRPVWRDLEGLRQTALDLGDGHFEAVSPPVRTQLFAPLSDTMNSMAERIRQLLATHRELSCGISHELRTPIARMRFALEMLSETELREERERLWAMMEADLDELDQLIDTSLTYARFEREAPEAHFSSVKLAEWLTDEVDSVRLLGRQLEVTVNTKNLPENLFVDLDRKAMPYALRNLLRNAFKYAAKRISVDAELVGDNMRIHVDDDGIGIPPEEREHIFSAFTRLDRSRDRSTGGYGLGLAIARRVLELHGGTATADASPLGGARFTLTWKARQ; encoded by the coding sequence ATGACTGGAACTGATCCCCAGGCCGGGGAACCCAGCCCGAAAGAACACAACCAGGGTCTGGCCCGCTCGCTGATCCGGGTCGCCCTGCCGCGCTGGCGCGGCAAGCGCTACAGCCTGTCCAAGCTGTTCTTCAACTTTTACCTGCTGGCCATGGGCTCCTTCGTTGCCATTGCCTTCACCGCCGATTTCGTCATCTCCACCGCCCAGCGCGGCATTACGGACGACTACGCACGTCGTTTCATGCGCGGCACGATCACCCTGATCGAGGACGAACTGTTCCGTCAGCCACGCCGCGAGTGGCAAAAGCACCTCAAGGAAATCGACAACAAGTTTTCCTACAAACTGGGCATCGTCGAGCGCATGAGCCTCGACCGCATGCTGACGCCGAGCCAGGTCATCAAGCTCGACGCTGGCGACATCGCCATCGACCACGACGGCGACATCATGTATCACCGTCTCGGCACCTCCAGCCAAGTGCTGGTGGTCGGCCCGCTCGCCGCCAACCGCAACCCGGAACTGAAGGACCGTCTGCCGCTCGAACTGCGGCTGCGCCTGCTGACCTGGAGCTTGATCGGCCTTATTTTCGCGGTCGCCCTGTGGTTCTGGATTCGCCCGGTCTGGCGCGATCTCGAAGGTCTGCGCCAGACCGCGCTCGATCTCGGCGATGGCCATTTCGAGGCCGTCTCGCCGCCCGTCCGCACCCAACTTTTCGCCCCGCTCTCCGACACAATGAACAGCATGGCGGAACGTATCCGTCAGTTGCTCGCCACCCACCGCGAGCTTTCCTGCGGCATTTCGCACGAATTGCGCACACCGATCGCCCGCATGCGTTTTGCCCTCGAAATGCTCTCCGAAACCGAGCTGCGAGAAGAGCGCGAACGCCTGTGGGCGATGATGGAAGCCGATCTCGACGAACTCGACCAGCTCATCGACACCAGCCTGACCTATGCCCGTTTCGAACGCGAGGCCCCGGAGGCGCATTTTTCCAGCGTCAAGCTGGCCGAATGGCTGACCGACGAGGTCGATTCGGTCCGCCTCCTCGGCCGCCAGCTCGAGGTCACGGTCAACACGAAAAACCTGCCGGAAAACCTGTTTGTGGACCTCGACCGCAAGGCCATGCCCTACGCCCTGCGCAACCTGCTGCGCAACGCCTTCAAGTACGCCGCCAAGCGGATTTCGGTCGATGCCGAACTGGTCGGCGACAACATGCGGATTCACGTCGACGACGACGGCATCGGCATCCCGCCCGAAGAGCGCGAACACATCTTCTCGGCCTTCACCCGCCTCGACCGTTCGCGCGACCGGTCTACCGGTGGCTACGGCCTCGGCCTGGCCATCGCCCGTCGCGTGCTCGAACTGCATGGCGGCACCGCCACCGCCGACGCCTCACCGCTCGGCGGCGCCCGCTTCACGCTGACCTGGAAAGCCCGCCAATAG
- a CDS encoding winged helix-turn-helix domain-containing protein, with translation MNTRILLVEDDERLAELTAEYLTKNDMQVSIEPRGDTAEARILAEQPDLVILDVMLPGKDGFEVCRAVRPQYRGVILMLTARDEDFDQILGLEMGADDYIAKPVQPRVLLARIKALLRRLPTAGEASGNSESESMVFGQFKISQATRTASLNGQTIDLTTAEFDLLWLLASHAGNVLSRDDLLQELRGIGFDGLDRSIDARISRLRKKLNDDPENPTRIKTVRGKGYLFSKHDWN, from the coding sequence ATGAATACACGCATCCTGCTAGTCGAAGACGACGAACGCCTGGCCGAACTGACGGCCGAATACCTGACCAAGAACGACATGCAAGTCAGCATCGAGCCGCGCGGCGACACCGCCGAGGCGCGCATTCTGGCCGAGCAGCCCGACCTGGTCATTCTTGACGTGATGCTGCCCGGCAAGGATGGCTTTGAAGTCTGTCGTGCCGTCCGGCCACAGTATCGCGGCGTGATCCTCATGCTGACGGCACGCGACGAGGACTTCGACCAGATTCTCGGCCTCGAAATGGGCGCCGACGACTACATCGCCAAACCCGTCCAGCCACGCGTCCTGCTCGCCCGCATCAAGGCCCTGCTGCGGCGCCTGCCGACGGCCGGCGAAGCCAGTGGCAACAGCGAATCCGAGAGCATGGTCTTCGGCCAGTTCAAGATCAGTCAGGCGACACGCACCGCTTCGCTGAACGGCCAGACAATCGATTTGACGACAGCCGAGTTCGACCTGCTCTGGCTGCTCGCCTCGCATGCCGGTAACGTGCTGTCGCGCGACGACCTGTTGCAGGAACTGCGTGGCATCGGTTTTGACGGACTGGATCGTTCCATCGACGCCCGCATTTCCCGCCTGCGCAAGAAGCTGAACGATGATCCTGAGAACCCAACGCGCATCAAGACCGTGCGCGGCAAGGGTTACCTTTTCAGCAAGCATGACTGGAACTGA
- a CDS encoding ArsR/SmtB family transcription factor, with the protein MDETLDETLQVFEQVAHYFGLLADPTRLRILSCLCAEERPVHEVVEKIGLTQANISRHLNILYRAGVVDRRREGSSVMYRVIDPNFVDICRTVSISVASRDLGDELGVSPVNCSTDVN; encoded by the coding sequence ATGGACGAGACATTGGACGAGACATTACAGGTTTTCGAACAGGTAGCGCACTACTTCGGATTGCTCGCCGATCCGACCCGTTTGCGCATTCTTTCGTGCTTGTGCGCCGAGGAACGTCCGGTTCATGAGGTGGTTGAGAAAATCGGCCTGACCCAGGCCAACATCTCGCGGCATCTGAACATCCTGTACCGGGCCGGCGTAGTCGACCGGCGGCGCGAAGGAAGTTCGGTCATGTATCGCGTGATCGATCCGAATTTTGTCGACATCTGCCGAACGGTCAGCATCTCGGTGGCAAGCCGCGATCTGGGCGATGAGTTGGGGGTGTCGCCGGTGAATTGCAGTACTGACGTCAATTAA
- a CDS encoding c-type cytochrome: MKPFAPIAALCLLAFASASQAADPNLGRNLAATCANCHGTNGNAIKGSGMDALAGMEKAKILQKLAEFKSGDKPASIMHQISKGYTDGQLDLIAGYFAAQK; this comes from the coding sequence ATGAAACCGTTTGCTCCCATAGCCGCCCTGTGCCTGCTGGCTTTTGCCAGCGCCTCGCAGGCGGCCGATCCAAACCTCGGCCGCAACCTGGCCGCCACCTGCGCCAACTGTCACGGCACCAACGGCAACGCCATCAAGGGCTCCGGGATGGATGCCCTGGCCGGCATGGAAAAAGCCAAAATCCTGCAAAAACTGGCCGAATTCAAGAGCGGCGACAAGCCCGCCTCGATCATGCATCAGATCTCCAAAGGCTACACCGATGGCCAGCTTGATCTGATCGCCGGCTATTTCGCCGCACAAAAATAA
- the soxC gene encoding sulfite dehydrogenase yields MSEEQVKAVGSGRRDFLRKSFLAAGAALAAPMAARAASEGDINILENPAWTTSLGLPVATNPYGMPSKYESQLLRRESPGLARVGGASVSFAPLQGLFGIITPSGLHFERHHQGWHDIDPSKHRLMVNGSDDSLLKKAKVYTLDELMRLPSVSRIHFIECGANTGLEWGNVAVPTVQYTHGMLSCSEFTGVPLKVLLEDCGVDYKKARYVLAEGADGSSMTRTIPMEMVESGEVFVAYGQNGEMLRPENGYPLRLVVPGVQGVSWVKWLRRIEVGDKPYATKDEAVHYIDLLPSGQHRQYSSIQEAKSVITTPSGGQTLLDKGFYNVSGLAWSGRGKIKQVDVSFDGGVNWQTARLEGPIQNKALTRFNTNWVWDGSPAILQSRAIDETGFVQPSYGQLRAVRGTKSIYHNNAIQSWKVVESGEVSNVQVL; encoded by the coding sequence TTGTCGGAAGAGCAGGTCAAGGCGGTCGGCAGCGGTCGCCGCGACTTCCTGCGCAAGAGCTTCCTCGCCGCCGGTGCTGCTCTGGCCGCACCGATGGCAGCGCGCGCGGCCAGTGAGGGTGACATCAATATCCTGGAAAATCCGGCGTGGACAACCTCGCTCGGTCTGCCGGTAGCAACCAACCCGTACGGCATGCCGTCAAAGTACGAAAGCCAGTTGCTGCGTCGTGAATCGCCGGGTCTGGCCCGCGTCGGCGGCGCTTCGGTGTCGTTTGCGCCGCTGCAGGGTCTGTTCGGCATCATCACGCCGTCCGGCCTGCATTTCGAGCGCCATCACCAGGGCTGGCACGACATCGATCCGTCCAAGCATCGCCTGATGGTCAATGGCTCGGATGATTCGCTGCTCAAGAAGGCCAAGGTTTATACGCTGGACGAACTGATGCGTCTGCCCTCAGTGTCGCGCATCCACTTCATCGAATGCGGCGCCAACACCGGCCTTGAGTGGGGCAATGTCGCCGTGCCGACCGTGCAATACACGCACGGCATGCTGTCCTGCTCCGAATTCACCGGCGTGCCGCTCAAGGTGCTGCTGGAAGACTGCGGTGTCGATTACAAGAAGGCGCGTTACGTGCTGGCAGAGGGGGCAGATGGCTCCTCGATGACGCGCACCATCCCGATGGAAATGGTCGAATCCGGCGAAGTCTTCGTCGCCTACGGCCAGAACGGCGAAATGCTGCGGCCGGAAAACGGCTATCCGCTGCGCCTCGTCGTGCCGGGCGTCCAGGGTGTGTCGTGGGTCAAGTGGCTGCGTCGCATCGAAGTGGGCGACAAGCCTTACGCCACCAAGGACGAGGCGGTGCATTACATCGACCTCCTGCCGAGCGGCCAGCATCGCCAGTACAGTTCGATCCAGGAAGCCAAGTCAGTGATCACCACCCCGTCCGGTGGCCAGACGCTGCTCGACAAGGGCTTTTACAACGTCTCCGGCCTCGCCTGGTCCGGTCGCGGCAAGATCAAGCAGGTCGATGTCTCGTTCGACGGTGGCGTCAATTGGCAGACGGCGCGTCTCGAAGGACCGATCCAGAACAAGGCGCTGACCCGTTTCAACACCAACTGGGTGTGGGACGGCTCGCCGGCCATCCTGCAGTCGCGGGCCATCGACGAGACCGGCTTTGTCCAGCCGAGTTATGGGCAGTTGCGTGCGGTCCGCGGTACCAAGTCGATTTATCACAACAACGCCATCCAGTCGTGGAAAGTGGTTGAAAGCGGGGAGGTCAGCAATGTTCAGGTTCTCTAA
- the coaBC gene encoding bifunctional phosphopantothenoylcysteine decarboxylase/phosphopantothenate--cysteine ligase CoaBC, protein MELQGKRIVLGVTGGIAAYKAAELVRLLGKQGAEVQVAMTEGATHFVTATTFQALSGKPVYLDQWDARMPNAMAHIDLSRQADLILVAPASADFLARITHGMADDLLATMVLARDCPLLVAPAMNRQMWENPATQRNVAQLQADGVQMLGPASGEQACGEVGAGRMLEPEEILEEVIAFFTPKLLAGRKVLITAGPTFEAIDPVRGITNLSSGRMGYAVARAARQAGAEVTLVSGPVGFSAPQGVDRVNVQSALDMHAAVMARAATSDIFIGVAAVADYRVANAAEHKLKKDSGGIPPIELIENPDILAEVAALANGPFCVGFAAESRNLEEYAQTKRRKKNIPLIAGNLIQDGFGGDDNRLVLFDDAGVHPLTPAPKAVLARQLIEHIATLTGKH, encoded by the coding sequence ATGGAATTACAGGGAAAACGCATCGTTCTCGGCGTCACCGGCGGCATCGCTGCCTACAAGGCGGCTGAGCTGGTTCGCCTGCTCGGCAAGCAGGGCGCCGAGGTGCAGGTGGCGATGACCGAAGGGGCGACGCATTTCGTAACGGCGACCACCTTTCAGGCGTTGTCGGGCAAGCCGGTCTATCTCGACCAGTGGGATGCCCGGATGCCTAACGCGATGGCCCACATCGATCTGTCGCGCCAGGCTGATCTCATACTCGTGGCCCCAGCTTCAGCCGATTTCCTCGCCCGCATCACGCACGGCATGGCTGATGATCTGCTGGCGACCATGGTACTGGCCCGCGACTGTCCGCTGCTCGTCGCCCCGGCGATGAATCGCCAGATGTGGGAAAACCCGGCGACGCAACGCAATGTCGCTCAATTGCAGGCCGATGGCGTGCAGATGCTTGGCCCGGCCAGCGGCGAGCAGGCTTGTGGCGAGGTTGGCGCCGGCCGCATGCTGGAACCCGAGGAGATTCTTGAAGAGGTCATTGCCTTCTTCACGCCAAAACTGCTGGCCGGCCGCAAGGTTCTGATCACCGCCGGGCCGACTTTCGAGGCCATCGACCCGGTGCGCGGCATCACCAACCTGTCGTCCGGGCGCATGGGCTACGCCGTCGCCCGTGCCGCGCGACAGGCTGGTGCCGAGGTGACCCTGGTTTCAGGGCCGGTCGGTTTTTCGGCTCCGCAGGGCGTCGACCGTGTCAACGTGCAGAGTGCGCTCGACATGCACGCTGCCGTGATGGCGCGCGCTGCTACGTCGGACATCTTCATCGGCGTCGCCGCGGTGGCCGATTACCGCGTTGCCAATGCGGCCGAACACAAGCTCAAGAAGGATAGCGGCGGTATTCCGCCGATTGAACTGATCGAGAACCCGGACATCCTGGCCGAAGTGGCGGCGCTGGCAAATGGCCCGTTCTGCGTCGGCTTCGCGGCCGAGAGCCGCAATCTGGAAGAGTATGCGCAGACCAAGCGGCGCAAGAAGAATATCCCGCTGATCGCCGGCAACCTGATCCAGGACGGTTTCGGCGGCGATGACAACCGGCTCGTGTTGTTCGACGATGCCGGTGTCCATCCGCTGACGCCGGCGCCCAAGGCGGTACTGGCCCGGCAATTAATTGAACACATCGCTACCTTGACGGGGAAACACTGA
- a CDS encoding FCSD flavin-binding domain-containing protein: protein MMLMKRRDFLKVGAAAGAMASLYGCAGGSKASGHVVVVGGGYGGATVAKYLRMWSEGSVQVTLIERNPTFISCPISNLVIGGTKTMEDITISYDGLKSKWGVRVVQDDVVAVDAAKKTISLKAGGAMSYDRLVLSPGVDFMFDQIPGLNNADAQSKILHAWKAGAQTVALRKQLESMKDGGTYAIAIPKAPYRCPPGPYERACLVANYFKQSKPKSKVVILDANEDVMSKKGLFTKAWSDLYKGMIEYRNNSEVKDVEVATNTAVLEFDKFKADVLNVIPPHRAGDIAAKSGIKLINNRWVDINWLSMESTSTPGIHVLGDAIFPAPTMPKSGHMANQHGKLAAAAILNQLAGLEPNPEPVVMNTCYSFVDAKNVIHVSSVHQYDAATKTVQPVKGAGGVSAARNELEGKVAMGWAKNIWADMLT, encoded by the coding sequence ATGATGCTGATGAAAAGACGTGATTTCCTGAAAGTCGGTGCGGCAGCCGGTGCAATGGCTTCCCTCTACGGCTGCGCCGGCGGTAGCAAGGCCAGCGGCCATGTCGTCGTGGTCGGCGGTGGCTACGGCGGAGCCACGGTCGCCAAGTACCTGCGCATGTGGAGCGAAGGCAGCGTGCAGGTGACGCTGATCGAGCGCAACCCGACCTTCATTTCCTGCCCGATCTCCAACCTGGTCATTGGTGGCACCAAGACCATGGAAGACATCACAATCAGTTATGACGGTCTGAAGAGCAAATGGGGCGTCCGTGTCGTCCAGGACGACGTTGTTGCGGTCGACGCCGCCAAGAAGACCATTTCCCTGAAGGCTGGCGGCGCCATGTCCTACGACCGCCTGGTCCTCTCACCGGGCGTCGATTTCATGTTCGACCAAATCCCCGGCCTGAACAACGCCGATGCCCAGTCGAAGATTCTTCACGCCTGGAAGGCCGGCGCCCAGACCGTCGCCCTGCGCAAGCAACTGGAATCGATGAAGGACGGCGGCACCTACGCCATCGCCATCCCCAAGGCGCCCTACCGCTGCCCACCCGGACCCTACGAGCGTGCCTGTCTGGTCGCCAACTACTTCAAGCAGAGCAAGCCGAAATCCAAGGTCGTCATCCTTGATGCCAACGAAGACGTGATGTCCAAGAAAGGCCTGTTCACCAAGGCCTGGAGCGATCTCTACAAGGGCATGATCGAATACCGCAACAACAGCGAAGTGAAGGATGTCGAAGTCGCCACCAACACCGCCGTGCTCGAATTCGACAAGTTCAAGGCCGACGTACTCAACGTTATCCCGCCGCACCGCGCCGGCGATATCGCCGCCAAGTCGGGCATCAAGCTGATCAACAATCGCTGGGTGGACATCAACTGGCTATCGATGGAATCGACCAGTACACCAGGCATCCACGTGCTTGGCGACGCCATCTTCCCGGCCCCGACCATGCCGAAATCGGGCCACATGGCCAACCAGCACGGCAAGCTCGCCGCTGCCGCCATCCTGAATCAGCTGGCCGGCCTGGAGCCGAACCCGGAGCCGGTCGTCATGAACACCTGCTACAGCTTCGTCGACGCCAAGAACGTCATTCACGTTTCGTCGGTGCACCAATACGACGCAGCGACCAAGACCGTGCAACCGGTCAAGGGCGCTGGCGGCGTCTCGGCCGCCCGCAATGAACTGGAAGGCAAGGTAGCGATGGGCTGGGCGAAGAACATCTGGGCCGACATGCTGACCTGA
- the radC gene encoding RadC family protein — protein MAITDWPEGERPRERLLAHGPEALSDAELLAIYLRVGVRGKSAVDLARDLLQRFDGQLGTLAEASLTELASVSGIGMAKAAQLKASFELARRALSQDMATRDSFTSPGKVRDWLRLKLASRGHEVFMALWLDAQNRLLKADELFSGTLTQTSVYPREVVKAALANNAAAVILAHNHPSGIAEPSRADEMLTRSLKDALSLVDVKVLDHFIVAGNTPPLSFAERGLL, from the coding sequence ATGGCGATTACCGACTGGCCCGAAGGTGAACGACCGCGTGAGCGACTGCTGGCACACGGCCCGGAAGCGCTTTCCGATGCCGAACTGCTGGCTATCTATTTGCGCGTTGGCGTACGTGGCAAAAGTGCCGTCGATCTGGCGCGCGATCTGTTGCAGCGTTTCGACGGCCAGCTTGGCACCCTGGCCGAAGCGTCGCTCACTGAACTGGCCAGCGTTTCGGGCATCGGCATGGCCAAGGCCGCCCAGTTGAAAGCCAGTTTCGAACTAGCCAGGCGCGCACTGTCGCAGGACATGGCGACGCGCGACAGCTTCACCTCGCCGGGCAAGGTCCGCGACTGGCTGCGCCTCAAGCTGGCCAGCCGCGGCCATGAAGTCTTCATGGCCTTGTGGCTGGATGCCCAGAACCGCCTGCTCAAAGCCGACGAACTGTTCTCCGGAACGCTGACCCAGACGTCGGTTTACCCGCGCGAAGTCGTCAAGGCGGCACTGGCCAACAACGCGGCCGCGGTGATTTTGGCGCACAATCATCCGTCCGGCATTGCCGAGCCGTCGCGGGCCGACGAGATGCTGACGCGATCGCTGAAAGACGCCCTGAGCCTCGTAGACGTCAAGGTTCTCGACCACTTCATCGTCGCCGGCAACACCCCGCCGCTCTCCTTCGCCGAACGGGGCTTGCTATAA
- the rpmG gene encoding 50S ribosomal protein L33, translated as MAKGGREKIKLESTAGTGHFYTTSKNKRTTPAKLEFMKYDPKARKHVAYKEVKLK; from the coding sequence ATGGCTAAAGGCGGTCGCGAAAAAATCAAGCTGGAATCTACAGCTGGCACCGGTCACTTCTATACCACCTCCAAGAACAAGCGCACGACGCCTGCCAAACTGGAGTTCATGAAGTACGACCCGAAGGCTCGTAAGCACGTTGCTTACAAGGAAGTCAAGCTGAAGTAA
- a CDS encoding c-type cytochrome: MKRVAIQIAGAVLAAVCSMPVLAAEAVDLARAEEIVSGRCFLCHGLEGESASPVFPRLAGQHGDYIAKQLADFKSGKRNSDTMKPQAEELTPAEMKALGAFFQAKVVGPRAARDQELLAVGKFVFNRGNQFTGLPACSTCHGAKGLGTPQLPRLAGQHPRYIEDQLKQFNKRERTNDNAVMHTIASKLSELETHAVAEYIATLD; this comes from the coding sequence ATGAAAAGAGTTGCAATACAGATCGCCGGGGCCGTGCTTGCCGCCGTTTGTTCCATGCCTGTATTGGCTGCCGAGGCGGTCGATCTGGCTCGCGCCGAAGAGATCGTTTCCGGACGCTGCTTTCTCTGTCACGGCCTCGAAGGCGAATCGGCCAGCCCGGTTTTCCCTCGCCTGGCCGGGCAACATGGCGACTACATCGCCAAACAGTTGGCTGATTTCAAGTCCGGCAAGCGCAATAGCGACACCATGAAACCGCAGGCCGAGGAATTGACGCCAGCCGAAATGAAAGCGCTCGGTGCTTTCTTTCAGGCCAAGGTGGTCGGGCCTCGCGCAGCTAGAGATCAGGAACTGCTCGCCGTTGGCAAATTCGTCTTCAACCGCGGCAACCAGTTCACCGGCTTGCCGGCCTGTTCGACCTGCCATGGCGCCAAGGGACTGGGAACGCCGCAGTTGCCGCGCCTGGCCGGGCAGCATCCGCGTTACATCGAGGATCAGTTGAAGCAGTTCAATAAGCGTGAACGGACCAACGACAACGCAGTCATGCATACCATTGCTTCGAAGCTGTCTGAGCTCGAGACGCATGCCGTTGCCGAGTACATCGCAACCCTGGACTGA
- the rpmB gene encoding 50S ribosomal protein L28: protein MARVCQVTGKGPMVGNKVSHANNRTKRRFLPNLQYRRFWVESENRFLRLRVSNAGLRLIDKNGIDSVLADLRARGEV, encoded by the coding sequence ATGGCGCGTGTCTGCCAAGTAACGGGTAAAGGCCCGATGGTTGGGAACAAGGTTTCCCATGCCAACAATAGAACCAAACGCCGTTTCCTGCCGAACTTGCAGTACCGTCGTTTTTGGGTCGAATCTGAAAACCGCTTCCTGCGCCTGCGCGTTTCCAACGCCGGTCTGCGCCTGATCGACAAGAACGGTATTGACTCCGTCCTCGCCGACCTGCGCGCCCGCGGCGAAGTCTAA